One Methanobacterium alcaliphilum genomic window carries:
- a CDS encoding 2-phosphoglycerate kinase, which produces MIMVQGEVSGKKYTEPFSKGVLARSLTRAEMDPNKAYTFASQIEAHLKKEEITVITIDDLVKIVCQRLKSDDKDIAEKYVVWRKIRKCKEPLIILIGGASGVGTSSIAFEVANRLGIRNMISTDMIREVMRKIVSKELLPSIYESSYTAYRSLRIPPPPELDEVLIGFRDHVDSVSIGVEAVIERSLKEGISIVIEGVHIVPGFIREDLVNKENVAMFVLTVSDENVHKGRFYSRCRQMWARRPLKRYMSYFWAIRRTHKYFESQAKKNNVPVIENIDVVTTIDSIIKSLTKTNGGKKGAEKSKS; this is translated from the coding sequence ATGATTATGGTTCAAGGAGAAGTAAGTGGGAAAAAATACACAGAACCTTTTTCTAAAGGAGTTCTGGCCAGATCTTTAACCAGAGCTGAAATGGATCCAAATAAGGCGTATACTTTCGCGTCACAAATTGAAGCTCACCTTAAAAAAGAAGAAATTACTGTGATAACTATAGATGATCTAGTTAAAATTGTTTGTCAACGGTTAAAATCGGATGATAAAGATATAGCTGAAAAATATGTTGTATGGAGAAAAATCCGTAAATGTAAAGAGCCTTTAATAATTTTAATTGGTGGTGCATCTGGTGTGGGTACATCATCCATTGCTTTTGAAGTAGCTAATCGATTGGGTATTAGAAATATGATTAGTACGGATATGATTCGTGAAGTAATGCGTAAAATAGTTTCTAAAGAACTATTGCCCTCTATCTACGAATCAAGTTACACTGCTTATAGATCTTTAAGGATACCTCCCCCACCTGAACTGGATGAGGTACTTATAGGATTTAGAGACCATGTGGACTCAGTTAGTATTGGTGTTGAAGCAGTAATTGAGAGATCATTAAAAGAAGGGATTAGTATAGTTATTGAAGGAGTCCATATTGTTCCAGGGTTTATAAGGGAAGACCTGGTAAATAAAGAAAATGTGGCCATGTTTGTCTTAACTGTTTCTGATGAAAATGTTCATAAAGGAAGGTTTTATTCTAGATGCAGGCAAATGTGGGCTAGAAGGCCACTTAAAAGGTATATGAGTTATTTTTGGGCTATCCGGAGAACTCATAAATATTTTGAGAGTCAAGCCAAGAAAAATAATGTTCCGGTTATAGAAAATATAGACGTGGTTACTACCATTGATTCTATAATAAAATCCCTAACAAAAACTAATGGGGGCAAAAAAGGTGCTGAAAAATCGAAAAGTTAA
- a CDS encoding CBS domain-containing protein, translating into MLKNRKVKEIMTKNVISVLPEEDVVFAFEKLMKHKVSALPVIDNEKLIGIVTASDLGHNLILDNYELGTIVKNVMVKNVACVKPDDDLNQAINKMHEHGSEGGIINQLVVVDNGEVQGIISDGDIIKAFKI; encoded by the coding sequence GTGCTGAAAAATCGAAAAGTTAAGGAAATAATGACTAAAAATGTGATATCCGTACTTCCTGAAGAAGATGTGGTATTTGCTTTTGAAAAGTTAATGAAACATAAAGTTAGTGCTTTACCTGTAATTGATAATGAAAAATTAATTGGTATAGTCACTGCATCTGATTTAGGACATAACCTTATTCTGGACAACTATGAGTTGGGAACCATTGTAAAAAATGTTATGGTTAAGAATGTAGCATGTGTAAAGCCCGATGACGATTTAAATCAGGCTATAAATAAAATGCACGAACATGGTTCTGAAGGTGGAATTATAAACCAGTTAGTAGTTGTTGATAATGGGGAAGTACAAGGCATAATTTCTGATGGAGATATTATTAAAGCCTTTAAAATCTAA
- a CDS encoding inorganic phosphate transporter, producing the protein MAFNIAANDIGNSMGTAVGSGSLKMKRALLIGAVFVFVGALFLGGNVIKTISEGIIPAGSFTSTGAFVVTISAGIWITITLIKKIPISGSDAIVSAVFGLGIASVGLEHMNLPVLGFIVLSWMISPLIGLLIGFTMYFILKKVFIDKIRNIAFKDRLEKVFSYLQIISSSFSALNVGALDIAVATGVLFAIIGESNEWLNLLGAFGLVLGIIIAGNRVTETIGRRITDLVPTRGFSAQMSAAAVVFIFISYGMPISPTQTLVGSVIGVGLARGTSTIKYDAIKHIAYTWIITIPACIGLSASIYLLITGLF; encoded by the coding sequence ATGGCGTTTAATATTGCGGCCAATGACATTGGAAACTCCATGGGAACTGCAGTAGGTAGTGGCTCACTCAAAATGAAAAGGGCATTACTAATAGGAGCCGTATTTGTATTTGTAGGTGCTCTGTTTCTTGGCGGAAATGTAATAAAAACCATAAGCGAAGGAATAATTCCCGCAGGATCTTTTACGAGTACAGGGGCCTTTGTTGTTACTATTTCTGCAGGAATATGGATTACCATTACTTTGATTAAAAAAATCCCCATATCTGGATCCGATGCCATTGTAAGTGCAGTTTTTGGCCTGGGAATAGCTAGTGTTGGTTTGGAACATATGAATTTACCAGTTCTAGGTTTTATAGTATTAAGCTGGATGATTTCACCATTAATCGGATTGTTAATAGGATTTACCATGTATTTTATCCTTAAAAAAGTTTTTATTGATAAAATCAGAAATATTGCTTTTAAAGACCGGTTAGAAAAAGTTTTTTCATATCTTCAAATTATTAGTTCTTCTTTTTCCGCACTAAATGTAGGGGCTTTAGATATTGCAGTTGCAACTGGGGTTCTTTTTGCCATAATAGGAGAAAGTAATGAATGGCTTAATCTCCTAGGTGCTTTTGGTCTTGTTTTAGGAATAATAATTGCAGGAAATAGAGTTACAGAAACTATTGGACGTAGAATAACTGATTTAGTCCCTACTCGTGGATTCTCAGCACAAATGTCTGCTGCAGCTGTGGTTTTTATTTTCATATCATATGGAATGCCCATTTCTCCAACCCAAACACTTGTTGGATCTGTAATTGGAGTGGGATTAGCCAGAGGAACATCCACTATAAAATACGACGCCATTAAACACATTGCTTATACATGGATAATTACTATCCCCGCATGTATTGGCCTTTCAGCAAGCATATACTTATTGATTACAGGGTTATTTTAA